TTGGCGACGAGATAACCCAGTATCTTGATGGTGGTAAGTTATACTCTTCTTCAAGTCTTATTTCGATAAATAACGGTTGCTGATTTTAGATAGGTGTCGTTGATTCCGAGCCGCTACCCTTTTGGCGAGAGAACCATAGCCGTTTTCCTGCGATTGCTTCGCTTGCGCGGGATGTTCTTAcaattccagcaactggTGCAGGTGTGGAACGATTGTTTAACACTGCTCGCGATATTTGCCATTATCGCCGCGGTCGTATGAAGGCTGAGACTATTGAAGAGTTAATGCTATTCCTTTGTACATCAAGATTTGACCTTGAATTACATGAGGCAAAGGAGCTTGAACGATTCGACTCAGCACGGTTGCCTTGATAAACGATCTGCGCCAAGGTCTTGGCAGCGGGGCCAGAAAGAGTGTCTAAGAATTATCTTGTTGCACCGGTTTCGCAACGTACTGTACTAATCTAGCAGCTATCAAGCTCAACTCCATAAATGAAAGATTGGCATAAGGATGGATAGATGTTACCAACGACTTTAGACATGATTGGAATTAAATTTATAATGTGCACTGTTATTGGACACCTTGCGAGTCCGTTCACTAGAACCTCACTTGTCTATTCCAACATCGCAACTCCTGCACTGCTTTATTTGTTTCTCTCGCAAAACCCGAATGCAGCTTCTCATCAAGTCCATCATATGGTGTCAGTTTTCGTTTGCCATTTGGTGAAATTATCCCCAAGATGGGTCGTAAATCGATGATCTCGGCcatctcaaaatcaaaaaagaccacctttttgctttctggaTTGTACAACCAATTCCGCGGGGCTGGATCCTTATGAAGAACATTCAGACGGTGTATCCCTGAGAGTGACTCTTTCATCTTAGCAATTAAGCAATTCTGAGTCATTTCCTTGAGTGCTAGGTCAAGAGGCTGTCCACCCGGACTCAATAGCATCATATGTTTAAGAATTGCGATGCCGTCGTAGCTGTACGGATGAACCAAGTCGATGCTTCCAAGATAGAAAGGGATGTATATGCCTTGGATTGGACGTAGCTTATCGTATATAGCAGCTTCGTGCCGAAGGTGTTCCGAGAACTCTGGGACGGTGCATTTTGCAGGCACAGTGTATCCGTGCGAGGATAACGTTACTTTCAAAAGAGCACCACAAGAACCATGTATACCCAGTACTTCACAATCGGCATTGACAGTCTTAGACAATTGATGCCGCAACAGCTTGATGAAAGATTTTGCGTTTATGACATGACGCGTTGTGCCATGATCAAGGAAATTGGGGCAAGCCTGATCTAGCTCACCCCCATAGAGCAATCCGCGTAGACAGTTTAACGTGCAGTAGCGCCGGTTGTTTTCTGCTGATGATCCTTGCGTAGCTGGCGTATGCGTTGGATGGGTCGGCGGTGGATGCCTCCGTTCGATGTTGCGATAAATGCGCGGATCGCGACTCGGCGTGTGGGGGTCAGGTTGGTCGTCGTCTGAATTACCTTGTGCGTCTATTGAATGGCAACTATCCATGATCAGGTTGTGTCGCTTGCGACGTAGTTGTATCGGAGACATTCGAAGAAAACCATTTGTCCGTGGAGGGCGATATTCGGAGGACGGTACCTCAGCATCTGGGATACTGCCCAGAATATCTGCGACAACCACTTTCCACCTTGGCAACGAGTTGATTGCTTGCTGCCTCCAAGCCTGGTTCCGAGGCCGCAACTTGAGCGCCTGGAGGGTGAAAGCAAGAGACTGTCCCACCGCAGTTAAATGCAGACGATTTGGGCCACTCGAATGGGGGTCCCAGCCAGTGTAATCCCCAACATCTCCCTTTGGAACAGAGAGGTGGTACAAAAGCGTCCCAGGATCTTCCCCAATTCGTAGATAGATATCAGCTTCGCCAGTACTTAGGACTCCCATTTCCGTACCAGCGCGAATCATATAGTCATATGGCTGCACGAGAAGCCCAGCAATCGCGCGATGGAACCGAACTTTTAGGGTCTCGTTTTTTTCTTGCTCAACCACTTTATCAATGTCCATATCCTCTAGCCCTTCATAAATATGGCCTAGTTTCACCTTATGCGGAGACTTATACTCCTTAATATAGGCTGCAATGCGATGGACCGATTCGGATGATTGACTGGGAATGTTATAGACGCAGAATTGGT
Above is a window of Penicillium digitatum chromosome 2, complete sequence DNA encoding:
- a CDS encoding HAT dimerization; translated protein: MLAPDNRFQFFLTDDWTKEWRDKYRASFQDTLLPYQERQATSQGLTVSSPGSRPSTALHNLLRPKKPKAKPVGDEITQYLDGGVVDSEPLPFWRENHSRFPAIASLARDVLTIPATGAGVERLFNTARDICHYRRGRMKAETIEELMLFLCTSRFDLELHEAKELERFDSARLP